One window of Penaeus chinensis breed Huanghai No. 1 chromosome 3, ASM1920278v2, whole genome shotgun sequence genomic DNA carries:
- the LOC125039595 gene encoding prolyl 4-hydroxylase subunit alpha-1-like, translating to MNLAGVLGAVTLAFAVSVAADKNKYIFVPPVELLNQMTDEEINEHIRKAVPIPPLATSTYHLAMLAKDEVGAVAKLRGLVQAMFSAHEVLSRYLSSWEELEAAGVEAEGFASHPLHAYALTKHVSLGWPHVEAVLQAVSNLSQDTEWLLSRREKRGVPTGEDLATVAGGLARLHDYYSLNLTALAHAQLVSAIDARPVPAGITPSALDLHRIGSEAVSHNVLNSGVDFLRAALDRLDGNASFVKTLDTFDRPRNLRQTDLKKAEKFHDQVLEKKGSRSTFHSTYEKPFNKTLARKKKYHKKDEVILGELGNTVQGLKQYQRLCRGEDLRPVDITSRLYCRYVTNGSPLYKIGPLRMEVQSLDPYVVTLEEVVTPSETADLVEASARYLMRSSTVRANGGSVESFMRTSSTAWMLDSDLPVLSELTHRIEQIAGINAQQNRGAELYQVVNYGVGGHYTVHHDFVHRGLVNNRIATFLIYLKDVPQGGSTVFPWVGTSVRPKRGSALLWYNMDRAGSPDQRLQHGACPVLLGDKWVINKWIFYGGQLHTIPCNPEKKDDVIKQPQA from the exons ATGAACCTGGCCGGCGTGCTTGGAGCAGTAACCCTGGCCTTCGCTGTCAGTGTCGCCGCcgataaaaacaaatacatcttCGTCCCTCCTGTGGAACTCCTGAACCAAATGACTGACGAAGAGATCAACGAGCACATCCGAAAGGCGGTGCCCATCCCGCCCCTGGCCACGTCCACGTACCACTTGGCAATGCTCGCTAAAGACGAAGTTGGAGCTGTGGCCAAGCTGCGCGGGCTCGTCCAGGCCATGTTCAGCGCGCACGAGGTCCTCAGCAG GTACTTGTCGTCTTGGGAGGAGCTCGAGGCCGCGGGCGTGGAGGCAGAAGGATTCGCGAGCCATCCCCTGCACGCCTACGCCCTCACCAAGCACGTGAGTCTGGGCTGGCCGCACGTAGAAGCCGTTTTGCAAGCTGTCTCCAACCTTTCGCAGGATACAG AATGGCTGTTGTCCCGGAGAGAGAAGCGCGGCGTCCCCACGGGCGAGGACCTGGCCACGGTGGCGGGGGGGCTGGCCAGGCTGCACGACTACTACAGCCTCAACCTCACCGCCCTCGCCCACGCCCAGCTCGTCTCGGCGATCGACGCCCGTCCAGTCCCCGCCGGGATAACGCCCTCAG CTCTCGACCTACACCGCATAGGCTCCGAAGCCGTGTCTCACAACGTCCTCAACTCCGGCGTGGACTTCCTGAGGGCCGCCCTGGACCGCTTGGACGGCAACGCCTCCTTCGTCAAGACCTTGGACACCTTCGACCGCCCCCGGAACCTGCGCCAAACTGACCTGAAGAAAGCCGAAAAGTTT CATGATCAAGTCCTCGAGAAGAAGGGATCGCGATCGACCTTCCACAGCACTTACGAAAAGCCTTTTAACAAGACGTTGGCCAGGAAGAAGAAATACCACAAGAAGGACGAGGTTATTTTGGGGGAACTCGGAAACACTGTCCAGGGCCTGAAGCAATACCAGCGTCTGTGTCGCGGCGAGGACCTCAGG CCAGTTGACATAACGTCCCGCCTGTACTGCCGCTACGTGACCAACGGCTCGCCACTCTACAAGATCGGGCCGCTGCGGATGGAGGTGCAGTCCCTCGACCCGTACGTAGTGACGCTGGAGGAGGTGGTGACGCCCTCCGAGACCGCCGACCTCGTCGAAGCCAGCGCCCGTTACCTCATGAGGTCTTCCACCGTCAGAGCGAACGGAGGGTCTGTCGAGAGCTTTATGAGGACGAGTTCGAC GGCTTGGATGTTGGACAGCGACCTTCCCGTCCTCTCGGAGCTCACTCACCGGATCGAGCAAATAGCTGGGATAAATGCTCAGCAGAACCGCGGCGCAGAGCTGTaccag GTTGTAAACTACGGCGTTGGCGGCCATTATACTGTACATCATGACTTTGTGCATAGAGGACTGGTTAATAATCGTATTGCAACCTTCCTCATCTATCTTAAAGATGTACCGCAAG GCGGAAGCACCGTCTTCCCATGGGTAGGCACGAGTGTTCGTCCCAAGCGAGGTTCGGCGCTTCTCTGGTACAACATGGATCGTGCAGGGTCGCCTGACCAAAGACTTCAGCACGGAGCTTGTCCCGTCCTTCTGGGCGACAAATGGG TGATCAACAAGTGGATATTCTACGGAGGCCAACTCCACACAATCCCCTGCAATCCCGAGAAAAAAGATGACGTCATAAAGCAACCTCAGGCTTGA
- the LOC125039618 gene encoding neurofilament medium polypeptide-like, translated as MPTTRSSGRRKAPEVTEAPAPKRGRKSAKSKKAEPEAPKEEPEAVAEVEEKENEPAAANTDEVPQENGQNGVEKEEESVEEEEGAATEEEPAAEEASKEEEAAPAKEEGAPAKEEEAPVEEKEEEEASKEEETKEEKEEAPAPPPTKGRGRKPRKVAVEHCKS; from the exons ATGCCCACTACACGAAGCAGCGGACGAAGGAAGGCCCCTGAGGTCACAGAGGCCCCAGCAcccaagagaggaaggaaatctGCCAAGTCCAAGAAAGCAG AACCAGAGGCCCCCAAGGAAGAACCTGAGGCAGTTGCAGaagttgaagagaaagaaaatgagccaGCAGCTGCCAACACAG ATGAAGTACCACAAGAGAATGGGCAGAATGgtgtagaaaaggaggaggaatcagtagaggaggaggagggtgcagCAACAGAGGAAGAACCTGCTGCAGAGGAGGCTTCAAAAGAGGAGGAAGCAGCCCCTGCAAAAGAGGAGGGAGCACCTGCCAAAGAGGAAGAAGCCCctgtagaagagaaggaggaagaagaggcatcaaaagaagaggaaacaaaag aagagaaggaagaagctcCTGCTCCACCTCCAACCAAAGGACGTGGCCGCAAACCAAGGAAAGTTGCTGTAGAACACTG CAAATCTTGA